In Pseudomonas nunensis, a single window of DNA contains:
- a CDS encoding TPM domain-containing protein → MALLTEHEQRKVAEAIARVERDTDAELVTVLAARADDYAYIPLLWASLLALVVPGVVHYLTGVLTMHSLLLVQWASFIVLCLVFRIPKVTTHLVPRRVRHWRASNLARRQFLEQNLHHTVGSTGMLIFVCEAERYVEILVDEGISKRLDNKNWEAIVAAFTQQVKQGQTLQGFVTCIEACGELLKVHVPVTQVRNELPNRLVVLG, encoded by the coding sequence ATGGCATTACTGACTGAACACGAACAACGCAAAGTCGCCGAGGCGATTGCCCGGGTCGAGCGCGATACCGATGCCGAACTGGTCACCGTGCTCGCGGCCCGCGCCGACGACTACGCGTACATTCCACTGCTGTGGGCCAGTTTGCTGGCGCTGGTGGTGCCGGGTGTCGTGCATTACCTGACCGGCGTGCTGACCATGCACAGCCTGTTGCTGGTGCAGTGGGCCAGTTTTATCGTGCTGTGCCTGGTGTTCCGCATTCCCAAAGTCACCACCCATCTGGTCCCGCGCCGGGTTCGCCATTGGCGTGCGTCGAACCTGGCGCGCCGACAATTTCTGGAGCAGAACCTGCACCACACCGTGGGCAGTACGGGCATGCTGATTTTTGTCTGCGAGGCTGAGCGCTATGTGGAAATTCTGGTGGATGAAGGGATTTCCAAGCGCCTGGATAATAAGAACTGGGAGGCGATCGTCGCGGCGTTCACCCAGCAGGTGAAGCAGGGGCAGACGTTGCAGGGCTTTGTGACCTGTATCGAAGCGTGCGGCGAGTTGCTCAAGGTGCATGTGCCGGTGACGCAGGTGAGGAATGAGTTGCCGAATCGGTTGGTGGTGTTGGGCTGA
- a CDS encoding TonB-dependent receptor: MFRVSSSYPLVCLRPTLLAACLSLNLQAHAESISLHLPAQSLATSLSQIARQANIQLLFDEAQLRNLKAPAIDGDYSAEAAIRQLLDNSQFGLIKINQTYVVRPEEPVTSSSDGIQLDALSVIGSGTEVDSSTVGRSTLTQADIDRHQPSNIPSLLATLPGVSMGGSMKPGGQTINIWGLGDAEDVPLTVDGATKSGFERYQQGTIFIEPELIKRIEVEKGPHSMLTGNGGFGGTVHMETKDAPDLLQAGRNSGAMIKYGYASNDHQQTYSGAVFGRTDDGRADALVYLTKRDGDDMKLAGTPPDPDHSYPINPKRLPNSAQDLDGQLLKFNLHLNDEHSVGLSYSRSQSERWTPFSSASYPTPPTQSNIKQYGYENALRRFLANRETIDTTWSTKYQYQPLDNRLIDFKLSYSESNTDQTDERDATAFFQTATGGRKMDTAYKDRIVEASNISLFDTGVLAHAVTSGIQIRKHSRDTEMWMPGKTYDVPKYNYGYFQPSFMPQGKVDTHSAYLQDAITLGDFTLTPSVRYDHVRNRGEANDAPYYNNPDPSFGHDYSDRTYTGWSPRLSAFWRVTPDVGFFVDYSKTWRAPVIDEQYEVQGLGSRTATSVDLDPERITGWRAGNISNFVNVFQDHDNVQIRTTLFRNKIDDEIFKATGVGCENQAIKGGTIASDCQGSGPMGNYRNIGGLTIKGFEVESFYDSTYLFGSLSYSWMTGKHEGAYTNPWGPDVWVRDVPPPKWIAVVGVKIPSWDAQVGWQGEFVRKSDRLPSDNYGSGKNTVGDVFYDQYANDRYNVQGLFANWKPQQAYLKGTEVNLTVDNLFNEDYRPALSGDRAYSQGRNAKVSVTRFF, translated from the coding sequence ATGTTTCGCGTGTCTTCGTCCTATCCGCTCGTCTGCCTTCGCCCGACCCTGCTCGCCGCCTGCCTGTCGTTGAACCTGCAAGCCCACGCCGAGTCGATCAGTCTGCATCTGCCGGCGCAGTCGCTGGCCACGTCGTTGAGCCAGATTGCCAGGCAGGCGAACATCCAGTTGCTGTTCGACGAAGCGCAATTGCGCAACCTCAAGGCCCCGGCCATTGATGGCGATTACAGTGCCGAAGCGGCAATCCGGCAGTTGCTCGACAACAGTCAATTCGGCCTGATCAAGATCAATCAGACCTATGTCGTGCGTCCAGAAGAACCGGTGACCAGCAGCAGCGACGGGATTCAGCTCGACGCCTTGAGCGTGATCGGCAGCGGCACCGAAGTCGATTCCAGCACCGTCGGCCGTTCGACACTGACCCAGGCCGACATCGACCGCCACCAGCCGAGCAACATCCCCAGCCTGCTGGCGACCCTGCCCGGCGTGAGCATGGGTGGCTCGATGAAACCCGGCGGCCAGACCATCAATATCTGGGGCCTGGGCGACGCCGAGGACGTGCCGCTGACCGTGGACGGCGCGACCAAAAGTGGCTTCGAGCGCTACCAGCAAGGCACGATTTTCATCGAGCCGGAGCTGATCAAACGCATCGAAGTGGAGAAAGGCCCGCACTCGATGCTCACCGGCAACGGCGGTTTCGGCGGCACCGTGCATATGGAAACCAAGGACGCCCCGGACCTGTTGCAAGCGGGCCGCAACAGCGGCGCGATGATCAAGTACGGCTACGCCAGCAACGATCATCAACAGACTTACAGTGGCGCGGTGTTTGGCCGTACCGACGATGGTCGCGCCGATGCGCTGGTGTACCTGACCAAGCGCGATGGCGACGACATGAAACTCGCCGGCACCCCGCCGGACCCTGACCACAGCTACCCGATCAATCCCAAGCGCCTGCCCAACAGCGCCCAGGATCTGGACGGTCAGTTGCTCAAATTCAATCTGCACCTCAATGATGAACACAGCGTCGGCCTGTCGTATTCGCGCTCCCAAAGCGAGCGCTGGACGCCCTTCTCGTCCGCCAGCTACCCGACGCCGCCAACCCAGTCGAATATCAAACAGTACGGTTACGAAAATGCCTTGCGGCGTTTTCTGGCCAACCGCGAAACCATCGACACCACCTGGTCCACCAAGTACCAGTACCAGCCGCTGGACAACCGCTTGATCGACTTCAAGCTCAGCTACTCGGAGTCCAACACCGACCAGACCGACGAGCGCGATGCCACGGCGTTTTTCCAGACCGCAACCGGTGGGCGCAAGATGGACACCGCCTATAAGGACCGGATTGTCGAGGCGAGCAACATCAGCCTGTTCGACACCGGCGTCCTGGCGCACGCGGTGACCAGCGGCATCCAGATCCGCAAGCACAGCCGCGACACCGAGATGTGGATGCCGGGCAAGACCTACGACGTGCCGAAGTACAACTACGGCTATTTCCAGCCGAGCTTCATGCCCCAGGGCAAAGTCGATACCCACAGTGCTTACCTGCAAGACGCGATCACGTTGGGCGACTTCACCCTCACGCCGTCCGTGCGCTATGACCATGTGCGTAACCGTGGCGAGGCCAACGATGCGCCGTATTACAACAACCCGGACCCATCGTTCGGCCATGATTACAGCGACCGCACCTACACCGGCTGGTCGCCACGGCTATCGGCGTTCTGGCGGGTCACGCCGGACGTCGGGTTCTTCGTCGACTACAGCAAGACCTGGCGCGCGCCGGTGATCGACGAGCAGTACGAAGTCCAGGGACTCGGCAGCCGCACCGCCACCAGCGTCGACCTTGATCCGGAACGCATCACTGGTTGGCGCGCCGGTAACATCAGCAACTTCGTCAACGTGTTCCAGGACCACGACAACGTACAAATCCGCACCACGTTGTTCCGCAATAAGATCGACGACGAGATCTTCAAGGCTACTGGCGTCGGCTGCGAAAACCAGGCGATCAAGGGCGGCACCATCGCCTCTGACTGCCAGGGCTCGGGGCCGATGGGCAACTACCGCAATATCGGCGGGTTGACGATCAAGGGCTTCGAAGTGGAAAGTTTCTACGACTCGACGTACCTGTTCGGCTCGCTGTCCTACTCGTGGATGACCGGCAAACACGAAGGCGCCTACACCAATCCTTGGGGCCCGGACGTTTGGGTGCGCGACGTACCGCCGCCGAAGTGGATCGCCGTAGTAGGCGTGAAGATTCCGAGTTGGGATGCGCAGGTTGGTTGGCAGGGTGAGTTTGTGCGCAAGTCCGACCGCTTGCCGAGTGACAACTATGGGTCGGGCAAAAATACGGTGGGTGATGTGTTTTACGACCAGTACGCCAACGATCGCTACAACGTGCAGGGGTTGTTTGCGAATTGGAAACCGCAGCAGGCTTACCTGAAAGGGACTGAAGTGAATCTGACTGTCGATAACCTGTTCAATGAGGATTATCGACCGGCGTTGAGTGGGGATCGGGCGTATAGCCAGGGGAGGAATGCCAAGGTGAGTGTGACGCGGTTCTTCTGA
- the bglX gene encoding beta-glucosidase BglX: protein MKKLCLLGLFVSLASHNVLAATTPAPLENKDAFISNLMKQMTLDEKIGQLRLISIGPEMPRELIRKEIAAGNIGGTFNSITRPENRPMQDAAMRSRLKIPMFFAYDVIHGHRTIFPIPIALASSWDMDAIGRSGRIAAKEAAADSLDITFAPMVDISRDPRWGRTSEGFGEDTYLVSRIAGVMVKAFQGQGANAADSIMASVKHFALYGAVEGGRDYNVVDMSPVKMYQDYLPPYRAAIDAGAGGVMVALNSINGVPATANTWLMNDLLRKEWGFKGLAVSDHGAIFELIKHGVAADGREAAKLAIKAGIDMSMNDTLYGKELPGLLKAGEIEQKDIDNAVREVLAAKYDMGLFKDPYLRIGKAEDDPADTYAENRLHRPEARDVARRSLVLLKNQNDTLPLKKTAKIALVGPLAKAPIDMMGSWAAAGKPAQSVTLFDGMNAAVADKATLIYARGANITSDKKVLDYLNFLNFDAPEVVDDPRSAQVLIDEAVKAAKDADVVVAAVGESRGMSHESSSRTDLNIPANQRELIKALKATGKPLVLVLMNGRPLSILEEKDQADAILETWFSGTEGGNAIADVLFGDYNPSGKLPITFPRSVGQIPTYYNHLSIGRPFTPGKPGNYTSQYFDDTTGPLFPFGFGLSYTTFSVDDMALSSTTLNKTGKLDASVMLKNTGKRDGETVVQLYIQDVTGSMIRPVKELKNFQKVMLKAGEKKVVHFTITEDDLKFYNAQLKYGAEPGKFNVQIGLDSQDVTQQSFELL, encoded by the coding sequence ATGAAGAAACTGTGTTTGCTGGGCCTGTTCGTCAGTCTGGCCAGTCATAACGTACTGGCCGCCACGACCCCCGCACCCCTGGAGAACAAGGACGCCTTCATCAGCAACCTGATGAAGCAAATGACCCTCGATGAAAAAATCGGCCAGTTGCGCCTGATCAGCATCGGCCCGGAAATGCCGCGTGAGCTGATCCGCAAGGAAATCGCCGCCGGCAACATCGGGGGCACGTTCAACTCGATTACCCGTCCGGAAAACCGTCCAATGCAGGACGCGGCCATGCGCAGCCGGTTGAAGATCCCGATGTTCTTCGCCTATGACGTGATCCACGGCCACCGCACCATTTTCCCGATCCCGATTGCCCTGGCGTCGAGCTGGGACATGGACGCGATCGGGCGTTCCGGGCGCATCGCCGCCAAGGAAGCCGCGGCGGACAGCCTCGATATCACCTTTGCACCGATGGTCGACATTTCCCGCGACCCGCGTTGGGGTCGCACGTCTGAAGGTTTTGGCGAAGACACCTATCTCGTCTCGCGGATTGCCGGCGTAATGGTCAAGGCCTTCCAGGGCCAGGGCGCCAACGCGGCCGACAGCATCATGGCCAGCGTCAAGCACTTCGCCTTGTACGGCGCGGTCGAGGGCGGTCGCGACTACAACGTGGTCGACATGAGCCCGGTCAAGATGTACCAGGACTACCTGCCGCCGTACCGCGCCGCGATTGATGCCGGCGCTGGCGGGGTGATGGTTGCGCTGAACTCGATCAACGGCGTGCCGGCCACCGCCAATACCTGGCTGATGAACGACCTGTTGCGCAAGGAATGGGGCTTCAAGGGCCTGGCGGTCAGTGACCACGGGGCGATTTTCGAGCTGATCAAGCACGGCGTCGCAGCGGACGGTCGTGAAGCGGCGAAGCTGGCGATCAAGGCCGGCATCGATATGAGCATGAACGACACCCTTTACGGCAAAGAGCTGCCGGGGCTGTTGAAGGCCGGCGAGATCGAGCAGAAAGATATCGATAACGCCGTGCGTGAAGTGCTGGCCGCCAAGTACGACATGGGCCTGTTCAAGGACCCGTACCTGCGCATCGGCAAGGCTGAAGATGACCCGGCCGACACGTATGCCGAAAACCGCCTCCACCGTCCGGAGGCTCGTGACGTTGCACGCCGCAGCCTGGTGTTGCTGAAAAACCAGAATGACACCCTGCCGCTGAAGAAGACCGCGAAGATTGCCTTGGTCGGTCCGCTGGCCAAAGCGCCAATCGACATGATGGGTAGCTGGGCCGCCGCCGGTAAGCCGGCGCAATCGGTAACCTTGTTCGACGGCATGAACGCCGCCGTGGCCGACAAGGCGACGCTGATCTATGCGCGTGGCGCCAACATCACCAGCGACAAGAAAGTCCTCGATTACCTCAACTTCCTCAACTTCGATGCCCCAGAAGTGGTGGATGATCCGCGTTCGGCCCAGGTGCTGATCGACGAAGCGGTGAAAGCCGCCAAGGATGCTGATGTGGTGGTAGCAGCGGTGGGCGAATCCCGTGGCATGTCCCACGAATCGTCGAGCCGTACCGACCTGAACATCCCGGCCAACCAGCGCGAGCTGATCAAGGCCCTGAAAGCCACCGGTAAACCGCTGGTGTTGGTGTTGATGAACGGTCGTCCACTGTCGATTCTCGAAGAGAAAGACCAGGCTGACGCGATTCTGGAAACCTGGTTCAGCGGCACCGAAGGTGGCAACGCCATCGCCGATGTGCTGTTTGGCGACTACAACCCGTCGGGCAAACTGCCGATCACCTTCCCGCGTTCGGTGGGCCAGATTCCGACCTACTACAACCACCTGAGCATTGGCCGGCCGTTCACGCCGGGCAAACCGGGCAACTACACCTCGCAGTATTTCGATGACACCACCGGGCCGCTGTTCCCGTTCGGTTTCGGCTTGAGCTACACCACGTTCAGCGTGGACGACATGGCGCTGTCGTCGACCACTCTGAACAAGACCGGCAAGCTCGACGCCAGCGTCATGCTGAAAAACACCGGCAAGCGTGACGGCGAAACCGTGGTGCAGTTGTACATCCAGGACGTGACCGGCTCGATGATCCGCCCGGTCAAAGAACTGAAGAACTTCCAGAAAGTAATGCTCAAGGCCGGCGAAAAGAAAGTCGTGCACTTCACCATTACCGAAGACGACCTGAAGTTCTACAACGCCCAGCTCAAGTACGGCGCCGAACCGGGCAAGTTCAACGTGCAGATCGGTTTGGATTCCCAGGACGTGACACAGCAGAGCTTCGAATTGCTGTAA
- a CDS encoding class I SAM-dependent methyltransferase yields the protein MSVTATPASLAPDHHAQFIDLLQTSLDANAFIKLVLAKYVGAEVDLQRLIIKQLTVKDQPCLSFVYRYKTRDITKNFPLTEGVATIAALLPESFKNAHLLSLTDEAQLEYSKKGKSSLFKSKPQQLREVPSAEHNREKNRFLDLNRPFLADLGVTNSKHELIPAMSRKWKQINKFIEVFSHALTTSPLALDKPVRVADFGSGKGYLTFAIHDYLRNTLNAEGEVTGVELREEMVNLCNAAAAKLEHPGLVFKCGDVRSVAPSELDVMIALHACDIATDYAIHTGIRSGASIIMCSPCCHKQIRLQIQSPALLKPMLQYGLHLGQQAEMVTDSLRALFLEACGYETKVFEFISLDHTNKNKMILAVKRAEPVDPAQLLVKIQELKDFYQITEHCLETLLRADGLL from the coding sequence ATGTCCGTTACCGCCACTCCCGCCAGCCTCGCGCCGGATCACCACGCCCAGTTCATCGACCTGCTGCAAACCAGCCTCGACGCCAACGCCTTCATCAAACTGGTGCTGGCCAAGTACGTCGGCGCCGAAGTGGATTTGCAGCGGCTGATCATCAAGCAGCTCACGGTCAAGGATCAGCCTTGTCTGTCCTTCGTCTATCGCTACAAAACCCGCGACATCACCAAGAACTTCCCGCTGACCGAAGGCGTGGCGACCATCGCCGCGCTGCTGCCCGAGTCGTTTAAAAATGCGCATTTGCTGTCCTTGACTGACGAAGCCCAGCTCGAATACAGCAAAAAGGGCAAATCTTCGCTGTTCAAGAGCAAACCTCAGCAATTGCGCGAAGTGCCGTCCGCCGAGCATAACCGCGAGAAAAACCGCTTCCTCGACCTGAACCGGCCGTTTCTCGCTGACTTGGGTGTGACCAACAGCAAGCACGAGCTGATCCCGGCGATGTCGCGCAAGTGGAAGCAGATCAACAAGTTCATCGAAGTCTTCAGCCATGCCCTGACCACTTCGCCGCTGGCGCTGGACAAACCGGTGCGGGTGGCGGATTTCGGTTCGGGCAAGGGCTACCTGACGTTCGCGATCCACGACTACTTGCGCAACACCCTGAACGCTGAAGGCGAAGTCACTGGCGTCGAGCTGCGCGAAGAGATGGTCAACCTGTGCAACGCCGCTGCGGCGAAACTGGAACATCCGGGGTTGGTGTTCAAGTGCGGCGACGTGCGCAGCGTCGCACCGAGCGAGCTGGACGTGATGATCGCCCTGCATGCCTGTGACATCGCCACCGATTACGCGATTCACACCGGCATTCGCTCCGGCGCCTCGATCATCATGTGCTCGCCTTGCTGCCACAAACAGATCCGCCTGCAAATCCAGAGCCCGGCGCTGCTCAAGCCGATGTTGCAATACGGTCTGCACCTTGGCCAGCAGGCGGAAATGGTCACCGACAGCCTGCGCGCGTTGTTCCTTGAGGCCTGCGGCTACGAGACCAAGGTGTTCGAGTTCATCTCACTGGACCACACCAACAAGAACAAAATGATCCTGGCGGTAAAACGCGCCGAACCGGTGGACCCGGCGCAGTTGTTGGTGAAGATTCAGGAACTGAAGGATTTCTATCAGATCACCGAGCATTGCCTGGAAACATTGCTGCGGGCTGACGGCCTACTCTGA
- a CDS encoding DJ-1/PfpI family protein has protein sequence MAAKKILMLVGDYVEDYEVMVPFQALLMVGHTVHAVCPDKSAGQTVRTAIHDFEGDQTYSEKPGHLFALNFDFAKVKAADYDALLVPGGRAPEYLRLNEKVLELVRDFDKAGKPIAAVCHGAQLLAAAGILEGRECSAYPACAPEVRLAGGTFIDIPVTEGHVQGNLATAPAWPAHPSWLAGFLGLLGTKITL, from the coding sequence ATGGCTGCCAAGAAAATTCTGATGCTGGTCGGCGATTACGTCGAAGACTACGAAGTAATGGTGCCGTTCCAGGCGCTGCTGATGGTCGGGCACACCGTGCACGCCGTGTGCCCGGACAAGAGCGCCGGCCAGACTGTGCGCACCGCGATCCATGACTTCGAAGGCGACCAGACTTACAGCGAAAAACCCGGTCACCTGTTTGCCCTGAACTTCGACTTCGCCAAGGTAAAAGCCGCCGACTACGACGCGCTGCTGGTGCCCGGTGGCCGTGCGCCGGAGTACCTGCGCCTGAACGAAAAAGTCCTGGAGCTGGTGCGAGATTTCGACAAGGCCGGCAAGCCGATCGCCGCTGTGTGCCACGGTGCGCAATTGCTCGCTGCGGCGGGGATTCTCGAAGGTCGCGAATGCAGCGCCTACCCGGCCTGCGCGCCGGAAGTTCGCCTGGCCGGTGGTACGTTCATCGATATCCCGGTGACGGAAGGCCACGTTCAAGGCAATCTGGCCACTGCTCCAGCCTGGCCGGCGCACCCGAGCTGGCTCGCCGGTTTCCTCGGTTTGCTGGGCACCAAAATCACGCTGTAA
- a CDS encoding TPM domain-containing protein: MRVLKMGLVLLLWVVAVTAQAELKFPPLTGRVVDNAQMIEPAVREQLTQQLQAHETATGEQLVVVTLPDLQGTDIADFGYQLGRAWGIGQKDKNNGALLIVARDERKLRIEVGYGLEDRLTDAQSSVIINQVITPAFKTGNFSKGISDGVAAMLVVLGGSPLDEPSTVYEPRGDEDSDFVSRHPGVFIFLVMLFILTIFICQMLGILPTGRGGSGGSSGGFGGGGFGGGGGGGGFSGGGGSFGGGGSSGGW, encoded by the coding sequence ATGCGCGTGTTGAAGATGGGCCTGGTGCTGTTGCTCTGGGTCGTTGCGGTCACGGCCCAGGCAGAGTTGAAGTTCCCGCCGCTGACCGGGCGGGTGGTGGACAACGCCCAGATGATCGAGCCGGCGGTGCGCGAGCAGTTGACGCAACAGCTCCAGGCCCATGAAACCGCGACCGGTGAGCAATTGGTAGTGGTCACGTTGCCAGACTTGCAGGGCACCGACATCGCCGATTTCGGTTACCAACTCGGGCGCGCCTGGGGTATCGGCCAGAAAGACAAGAACAACGGCGCGCTGCTGATCGTCGCTCGGGATGAGCGCAAGCTGCGCATCGAAGTCGGTTATGGCCTGGAAGATCGCCTGACCGATGCCCAGAGTTCGGTAATCATCAACCAGGTGATCACCCCGGCGTTCAAGACCGGCAATTTCAGCAAGGGCATCAGCGACGGGGTCGCGGCGATGCTGGTGGTGTTGGGCGGCAGTCCGCTGGACGAACCGTCGACTGTCTATGAGCCGCGAGGTGATGAGGACAGCGATTTCGTTTCGCGGCATCCCGGCGTGTTCATCTTTCTGGTGATGCTGTTCATCCTGACTATTTTCATCTGCCAGATGCTCGGTATCCTGCCGACCGGCCGAGGCGGTTCCGGTGGTTCAAGCGGCGGTTTCGGCGGTGGAGGGTTTGGCGGCGGTGGAGGCGGTGGTGGCTTCAGCGGCGGCGGGGGCAGTTTCGGGGGCGGCGGTTCGTCGGGCGGCTGGTGA
- a CDS encoding DMT family transporter: MSSRENTGMALGLLGVVIFSLTLPFTRIVVQEIHPLLNGLGRALFAAVPAALLLLWRREKWPTWKQVKGLTLVIAGVILGFPVLSAWAMQTLPASHGALVNGLQPLCVALYAAWLSHERPSKAFWACAALGSALVLGYALISGAGSIQAGDLLMLGAIAVGGLGYAEGGRLAKEMGGWQVICWALVLSTPLLIGPVTYLALQHQGEISAKTWWAFGYVSLFSQFIGFFAWYAGLAMGGIARVSQIQLLQIFFTIAFSALFFGEHIEPITWLFAAGVIVTVMLGRKTAIKPNVGAGLLAKAD; the protein is encoded by the coding sequence ATGTCCTCGCGCGAAAACACCGGCATGGCCCTCGGCCTGCTTGGCGTCGTCATCTTCAGCCTCACCCTGCCCTTCACACGGATCGTCGTGCAGGAAATCCATCCGCTGCTCAACGGTCTGGGCCGTGCGTTGTTTGCGGCGGTGCCGGCGGCGTTGTTGTTGCTGTGGCGACGCGAGAAGTGGCCGACCTGGAAACAGGTCAAAGGCCTGACGCTGGTGATCGCCGGGGTGATTCTCGGTTTCCCGGTTTTATCAGCCTGGGCCATGCAAACGTTGCCGGCGTCCCACGGTGCGCTGGTCAACGGCCTGCAACCGCTGTGCGTGGCGCTGTACGCCGCGTGGCTGTCCCATGAGCGTCCGTCGAAAGCCTTCTGGGCCTGCGCCGCGTTGGGCAGTGCGTTGGTGCTCGGTTATGCGTTGATCAGCGGCGCCGGCAGCATTCAGGCCGGCGATTTGCTGATGCTCGGGGCGATTGCCGTGGGTGGCCTGGGTTACGCCGAGGGCGGCCGGTTGGCCAAGGAAATGGGCGGTTGGCAGGTGATCTGCTGGGCGCTGGTGCTGTCGACGCCGTTGCTTATCGGCCCGGTGACGTACCTGGCGTTGCAGCATCAGGGCGAGATCTCGGCCAAGACCTGGTGGGCGTTTGGCTACGTCTCGCTGTTTTCGCAGTTCATCGGTTTTTTTGCCTGGTACGCCGGGTTGGCGATGGGCGGGATTGCACGGGTCAGTCAGATTCAGTTGCTGCAGATCTTCTTCACGATTGCGTTTTCGGCGCTGTTCTTCGGGGAACACATCGAGCCGATTACCTGGCTGTTTGCGGCCGGGGTGATTGTGACGGTGATGTTGGGGCGCAAGACGGCCATAAAACCCAATGTGGGAGCGGGCTTGCTCGCGAAGGCGGACTGA
- a CDS encoding LemA family protein, protein MNVRLNYRSSLQVAALMLLTTLLAGCGINKIPTLDEQAKAAWGQVQNQYQRRADLIPNLVETVKGYAKHEEDTLTAVIEARAKATSIQVDANTLDNPEKLKQFQQAQDQLTGALSRLMVVSERYPDLKANQNFLALQSQLEGTENRIAVARRDFILAVQKYNTEIRTFPGRLWHSVMYSDLPIRETFEATSPDAEKAPQVKF, encoded by the coding sequence ATGAATGTACGACTCAACTATCGCTCGAGCCTGCAAGTCGCCGCCCTGATGCTGCTGACCACACTGCTGGCCGGCTGCGGCATCAACAAGATTCCTACCCTCGACGAACAGGCCAAAGCCGCCTGGGGCCAGGTGCAGAACCAGTACCAGCGCCGCGCCGACCTGATCCCCAACCTGGTGGAAACCGTCAAGGGCTACGCCAAGCACGAAGAAGACACCCTGACTGCGGTGATCGAAGCCCGGGCCAAGGCAACGTCGATCCAGGTCGATGCCAACACGCTGGATAACCCGGAAAAACTCAAACAGTTCCAGCAAGCCCAGGATCAACTGACCGGTGCCCTGAGCCGTTTGATGGTGGTGTCCGAACGCTACCCGGACCTCAAGGCCAACCAGAACTTCCTGGCCCTGCAATCGCAACTTGAAGGCACCGAAAACCGCATCGCCGTGGCCCGCCGCGACTTCATCCTCGCCGTGCAGAAATACAACACCGAAATCCGCACCTTCCCCGGTCGCCTGTGGCACAGCGTGATGTACAGCGATTTGCCGATCCGCGAGACCTTTGAAGCGACTAGCCCGGATGCTGAAAAAGCACCGCAAGTGAAATTCTGA
- a CDS encoding ribbon-helix-helix domain-containing protein has product MCELYVKADPILYESRSRSLRICGVVTTLRLENQFWDILSEIAEVDGMTTNQLIAKLYEEVMDYRGEVVNFASFLRVSCMRYLSQRRVVAPELSVVRTAVK; this is encoded by the coding sequence ATGTGCGAGCTCTACGTCAAAGCCGATCCGATCCTCTACGAATCGCGCTCCCGCTCGCTGCGCATCTGCGGGGTGGTCACCACCCTGCGGCTGGAAAATCAGTTCTGGGACATCCTCAGCGAAATCGCCGAAGTTGACGGCATGACCACCAACCAGTTGATCGCCAAGCTGTATGAAGAGGTGATGGACTACCGTGGGGAAGTGGTGAATTTCGCTTCGTTCCTGCGGGTGAGTTGTATGCGGTATTTGAGTCAGCGGCGGGTGGTTGCGCCGGAATTGTCGGTGGTGCGCACGGCGGTGAAATAG